From one Flavobacterium kingsejongi genomic stretch:
- a CDS encoding pyridoxal phosphate-dependent aminotransferase, giving the protein MNQLSDRINNLSTSQTLAMAALARELKAQGKDIISLSLGEPDFNTPDFIKEAAKKAIDENYSTYSPVDGYADLKEAICRKFKRDNNLDYTPANVVVSTGAKQSLYNIAQVMLNEGDEVILPAPYWVSYFEIIKMSGGIPVEVATSVDTDFKITAAQLEKAITPKTKMIWYSSPCNPSGSVYSREELTALAEVLAKHPNIYVVADEIYEHINFSGTFCSIASIPGMFERTITVNGVAKAFAMTGWRIGYIGAPEFIAKACTKMQGQVTSGANSIAQRATIAAVDADPKVLHHMVEAFHKRRDLVVGLIKAIPGLKINVPEGAFYVFPDVSSFFGKTLRGTEIKNADDFSMYLLSEANVATVTGDAFGNPDCIRFSYATSEEQLTEALKRIKEALA; this is encoded by the coding sequence ATGAACCAATTATCGGATAGAATTAACAATTTATCTACTTCTCAAACCCTGGCTATGGCAGCATTGGCAAGAGAATTAAAAGCACAGGGAAAAGATATTATCAGTTTAAGCTTGGGAGAACCCGATTTTAATACTCCCGATTTCATAAAAGAAGCCGCAAAAAAAGCAATTGACGAAAATTACAGCACCTATTCTCCTGTAGATGGTTATGCTGACCTAAAAGAAGCCATTTGTCGAAAATTCAAAAGAGATAATAATTTAGACTATACTCCGGCAAACGTAGTAGTTTCTACAGGTGCAAAACAGTCTTTATACAATATTGCACAAGTGATGCTAAATGAAGGAGACGAAGTAATCCTTCCTGCTCCTTACTGGGTAAGTTATTTTGAAATCATCAAAATGTCCGGTGGTATTCCTGTTGAGGTAGCTACAAGCGTAGATACTGATTTTAAAATCACCGCTGCACAACTGGAAAAAGCCATTACCCCAAAAACAAAAATGATCTGGTACAGCTCTCCTTGTAATCCAAGTGGTTCTGTATACAGCCGTGAAGAGTTAACTGCTTTAGCTGAAGTTTTGGCAAAGCATCCCAATATTTATGTGGTTGCTGATGAGATCTATGAGCACATAAATTTCTCAGGGACTTTTTGCAGCATCGCTTCCATCCCGGGAATGTTCGAAAGAACCATCACCGTTAATGGTGTTGCCAAGGCTTTTGCTATGACAGGCTGGAGAATAGGTTATATTGGAGCACCAGAATTTATTGCAAAAGCCTGTACTAAAATGCAGGGACAGGTAACGAGTGGTGCCAATTCTATTGCACAGCGCGCTACTATTGCAGCGGTAGATGCCGATCCGAAAGTACTACACCACATGGTGGAAGCCTTCCATAAAAGAAGGGATTTAGTAGTAGGATTGATCAAAGCGATCCCCGGATTAAAAATTAATGTACCGGAAGGTGCTTTTTATGTATTCCCGGACGTTTCTTCTTTCTTCGGAAAGACGTTACGTGGCACAGAGATCAAAAATGCTGATGACTTCTCCATGTACCTTTTATCTGAAGCTAATGTCGCTACAGTGACCGGAGATGCATTTGGAAACCCTGACTGTATCCGTTTCTCCTATGCCACCAGCGAAGAACAGCTGACAGAAGCACTCAAAAGAATCAAAGAAGCCCTGGCTTAA
- the purT gene encoding formate-dependent phosphoribosylglycinamide formyltransferase: MSKIVLLGSGELGKEFVIAAQRIGQTVIAVDSYENAPAMQVAHGFEVINMMDGAALDAVIAKHQPDFIVPEIEAIRTERFYEYEKQGIVVVPSAKAANFTMNRKAIRDLAAQELGLKTANYRYATSAETLQEAVAIVGMPCVVKPLMSSSGKGQSTIKTTEDIAKAWDYAVAGSRGDVVELIVEAFVKFNSEITLLTVTQNNQPTLFCAPIGHRQERGDYQESWQPARVSDKDLFEAQDMAEKVTEALGGAGLFGVEFFLADDGVYFSELSPRPHDTGMVTLANTQNFNEFELHLRAILSLPIAEITLEKAGASAVIAATADSTAPTYSGIEKIAALPKTDFRIFGKPTSRPYRRMGVALVTESLETPIESVIEKAKAAAKLVTVHP, translated from the coding sequence ATGTCAAAAATAGTATTACTCGGTTCCGGAGAACTCGGAAAAGAATTTGTGATTGCCGCACAGCGCATCGGGCAAACCGTTATCGCAGTGGACAGCTATGAAAACGCTCCTGCCATGCAGGTTGCCCACGGATTTGAAGTCATCAATATGATGGATGGTGCCGCACTGGACGCTGTCATAGCAAAACACCAACCCGATTTTATTGTACCTGAAATTGAAGCGATACGGACGGAACGCTTTTATGAGTATGAAAAACAGGGTATCGTTGTTGTTCCTTCGGCCAAAGCAGCAAATTTTACCATGAACCGGAAAGCCATACGCGATCTTGCCGCTCAGGAGCTGGGATTAAAAACGGCCAACTACCGTTATGCGACCTCAGCGGAAACACTACAGGAAGCTGTTGCCATAGTAGGGATGCCGTGCGTGGTTAAACCTTTAATGTCATCTTCCGGAAAAGGGCAATCTACCATAAAAACAACTGAAGATATTGCAAAAGCCTGGGACTATGCTGTGGCAGGATCCCGTGGTGATGTGGTTGAGTTAATCGTGGAAGCATTCGTAAAATTCAATTCCGAAATAACGCTGCTTACAGTGACCCAAAATAACCAACCTACCCTGTTTTGTGCCCCAATTGGTCACCGTCAGGAACGTGGCGATTACCAGGAAAGCTGGCAACCGGCACGGGTTTCCGATAAGGATCTTTTTGAAGCACAGGATATGGCCGAAAAAGTAACGGAAGCATTGGGTGGCGCAGGCCTATTTGGTGTGGAATTTTTCTTAGCCGATGATGGGGTTTATTTCTCCGAATTATCGCCAAGACCTCACGATACCGGTATGGTTACATTGGCCAACACTCAAAACTTCAATGAATTTGAGCTACACCTCCGGGCTATCTTAAGCCTGCCAATTGCGGAAATCACTTTAGAAAAAGCAGGAGCCAGTGCTGTAATTGCCGCTACTGCAGACAGTACAGCGCCTACCTACAGCGGAATTGAAAAAATAGCTGCACTTCCAAAAACCGATTTCAGAATTTTCGGCAAGCCTACTTCAAGGCCCTACCGCAGGATGGGCGTTGCTTTGGTCACAGAGTCACTCGAAACACCTATAGAATCCGTTATCGAGAAAGCAAAAGCAGCTGCGAAGCTGGTCACCGTACATCCATAA